A section of the Amycolatopsis sp. AA4 genome encodes:
- the alr gene encoding alanine racemase: MTASSPHAETVIDLGALRHNVSLLAARAPGAAVMCVVKADGYGHGAVPVGRAAVEAGASWLGTCSLQEALDLRAAGLSGRLFSWLDVPELDFTPGIEADIDLGVSSLGELARVEAAAERAGKRARVHLKIDTGLSRNGCPPAAWPELVEAAAKARGVEVVAIWSHLACADELGHASIDAQAKLFAEAYDAARAAGLDPIRHLANSAATLTRPDLHFELVRPGIAMYGLNPVPTDDDLRPVMTFRSTVVLTKPLAAGESVSYGHTWTAREDTTLALVPVGYADGVPRTLSGRMDVWLGGKRRPVVGRICMDQLVVNVGNEDVPTVGDEVVLFGAGRSGEPTAREWADKLGTIDYEIVTSMYRPRVRRRYVGERA; this comes from the coding sequence ATGACTGCCAGTTCTCCGCACGCCGAGACGGTGATCGATCTCGGCGCACTGCGGCACAACGTTTCCTTGCTGGCCGCCCGGGCTCCCGGCGCGGCCGTGATGTGTGTGGTCAAGGCCGACGGATACGGCCACGGCGCGGTACCCGTCGGCCGCGCCGCGGTCGAAGCCGGCGCGAGCTGGCTCGGCACCTGCTCGCTGCAGGAAGCCCTCGACCTGCGGGCCGCGGGCCTGTCCGGGCGGCTGTTCAGCTGGCTGGACGTGCCCGAGCTGGACTTCACGCCCGGCATCGAGGCGGACATCGACCTCGGCGTAAGCTCCCTCGGTGAGCTGGCCCGCGTCGAAGCCGCGGCGGAGCGGGCCGGAAAACGCGCCCGCGTGCACCTCAAAATCGACACCGGGCTGTCTCGCAATGGCTGCCCTCCCGCTGCCTGGCCTGAGCTGGTCGAAGCGGCGGCCAAAGCGCGTGGCGTCGAGGTCGTGGCCATCTGGTCGCACCTGGCCTGCGCCGACGAACTGGGGCACGCGTCGATCGACGCGCAGGCGAAGCTGTTCGCCGAGGCGTACGACGCGGCCCGCGCGGCCGGTCTCGACCCGATCCGGCACCTGGCCAACTCCGCGGCCACGCTGACCCGGCCCGACCTGCACTTCGAACTCGTCCGCCCGGGCATCGCGATGTACGGCCTCAACCCGGTGCCCACCGACGACGACCTGCGCCCGGTCATGACGTTCCGGTCGACCGTGGTGCTCACCAAACCGCTGGCGGCCGGGGAATCCGTCTCCTACGGCCACACCTGGACCGCGCGGGAGGACACCACGCTCGCGCTCGTGCCCGTCGGATACGCCGACGGGGTGCCGCGCACGCTGTCCGGCCGGATGGACGTCTGGCTGGGCGGGAAACGGCGGCCGGTCGTCGGGCGGATCTGCATGGACCAGCTCGTGGTCAACGTCGGCAACGAGGACGTGCCCACCGTCGGCGACGAGGTCGTGCTGTTCGGCGCGGGCCGCTCCGGCGAGCCGACCGCGCGCGAATGGGCGGACAAGCTCGGCACGATCGACTACGAGATCGTCACCTCGATGTACCGGCCGCGCGTACGCCGCCGGTACGTGGGGGAGCGGGCGTGA
- a CDS encoding alpha/beta fold hydrolase: MTPSTRLWAIVGGVGAVVTGAAAAVVASQQRKPTEDPFVDEPLGELKPDRTSTVAAEDGTPLSVEEIDPGDDEEPELTLVGVHGFALSRRSWHFQRRDFASLRLPRVRQVYFDHRGHGLSGEASTETSTIEQLAHDLDSVLRALVPEGPIVLMGHSMGGMVIMELAAQRPDLFEDRVCGVAFIATAAGEVGARGLPRPLLSKYNPLTRGVGELAGWQPGLVEFVRAAGGQLTRQAVRRLAFGSRDVSPRLVDFMLEMLAVTPVRGLINFVDTLGSHNRYAVLAGLKHAHVLVIGGDSDRFTPFAHAERIAEELPDAELVRVRGAGHMVQLEQPELVNSHLIDLLQRCAGSAAPNRRNWWWTR; encoded by the coding sequence GTGACTCCTTCGACGCGGCTGTGGGCGATCGTCGGCGGAGTCGGAGCGGTAGTCACGGGTGCGGCAGCGGCAGTTGTCGCGTCGCAGCAACGCAAACCGACTGAAGACCCGTTCGTAGACGAGCCGTTGGGCGAGCTGAAGCCGGACCGCACGTCCACTGTCGCGGCTGAAGACGGTACGCCGCTGTCGGTCGAGGAGATCGACCCCGGGGACGACGAAGAGCCGGAGCTGACTCTCGTCGGCGTACACGGCTTCGCGCTTTCGCGGCGCTCGTGGCACTTCCAGCGTCGAGACTTCGCTTCGCTGCGACTGCCGCGCGTACGCCAGGTCTACTTCGACCATCGCGGTCACGGTCTGTCCGGCGAAGCGTCTACGGAGACGTCGACGATCGAACAGCTCGCGCACGACCTCGACAGCGTGCTGCGCGCGTTAGTGCCCGAGGGGCCGATCGTCCTCATGGGACATTCCATGGGCGGCATGGTGATCATGGAACTGGCCGCGCAACGGCCAGACCTCTTCGAGGACCGCGTGTGCGGCGTTGCCTTCATCGCGACCGCAGCGGGCGAAGTCGGCGCGCGCGGGTTGCCGCGGCCGTTGCTGTCCAAGTACAACCCGCTCACGCGTGGTGTCGGAGAGCTGGCCGGATGGCAACCCGGGTTGGTGGAGTTCGTCCGCGCGGCCGGGGGCCAGCTGACTCGGCAGGCAGTGCGGCGGCTCGCGTTCGGCAGCCGTGATGTCTCGCCTCGGCTGGTCGACTTCATGCTGGAAATGCTGGCCGTCACGCCGGTGCGCGGGCTGATCAACTTCGTGGACACCCTCGGCAGCCACAATCGCTACGCTGTGCTGGCCGGGCTGAAACACGCGCACGTGCTGGTCATCGGCGGCGACTCGGACCGCTTCACGCCGTTCGCGCACGCCGAGCGCATCGCCGAGGAGCTGCCGGACGCCGAGCTGGTGCGCGTGCGCGGGGCCGGGCACATGGTGCAGCTCGAACAGCCTGAGCTGGTGAACAGCCATCTCATCGACCTGCTGCAGCGCTGTGCGGGCAGCGCCGCGCCGAACCGGCGAAACTGGTGGTGGACAAGGTGA
- the tsaE gene encoding tRNA (adenosine(37)-N6)-threonylcarbamoyltransferase complex ATPase subunit type 1 TsaE — protein MILETPEDTMAFGRTLGAALRAGDVVLLDGPLGAGKTTLTRGIADGLGVGGRVSSPTFVLARVHEAGAAGVPLIHVDAYRLGGDLSQLDDLDLDTDLESSAVVVEWGEGSAERLSEDHLVVRLTRHDDDTRTVVLEPHGSWTTRVAELQAA, from the coding sequence GTGATTCTGGAAACCCCCGAGGACACGATGGCCTTCGGGCGGACACTGGGCGCGGCCCTGCGCGCGGGCGATGTGGTGCTGTTGGACGGTCCGCTCGGGGCCGGGAAGACGACGCTGACCCGCGGGATCGCGGACGGTCTCGGCGTCGGCGGGCGGGTCAGCTCGCCGACCTTCGTGCTGGCGCGGGTGCACGAAGCCGGTGCGGCCGGAGTGCCGCTGATCCACGTGGACGCGTACCGGCTCGGCGGCGATCTGTCCCAGTTGGACGACCTCGATCTGGACACTGACCTGGAGTCGTCCGCGGTGGTCGTCGAATGGGGCGAGGGCAGCGCGGAGCGGCTGTCGGAGGACCACCTGGTCGTTCGCCTGACCCGGCACGACGACGACACCCGGACCGTTGTCCTGGAACCGCACGGCTCGTGGACCACCCGGGTCGCCGAACTGCAAGCGGCGTAG
- a CDS encoding neutral zinc metallopeptidase, which produces MPGPFAASPGAPAPAFGPDARLDGYRTARPPKKSHAGVIVLVSVLGAIVLVLGGLAALGSAVHKDKRVDAASTPPPTYSSISREMPSTRYPTERSTSTTTASTTRETRETTSGSEPASEAPPAPRGPRPVKETARNPLFASADAGLRNVACTLSRWSSDRAGAERFFQSGIRCLDTVWAPVLGDAGLPFESPNLVVAQSGQMQSPCTSSGDNFAAYYCPTNETIYMPMDKLQIEDYGAHPGIYLAVLAHEYGHHVQNLSGVEDAMSEQRYDAGADSAAGLELSRRLELQAQCFSGMFLGASSNAGGSIDRNIYNEAWNSEDRGDHGDGPRDHGTDEHSAAWWRQGATKNRTQQCNTWAANSSDVA; this is translated from the coding sequence GTGCCGGGACCATTCGCCGCGTCCCCTGGGGCGCCCGCGCCGGCGTTCGGTCCGGACGCCCGGCTCGACGGCTATCGCACCGCGCGCCCGCCGAAGAAATCGCACGCCGGGGTGATCGTGCTGGTGTCCGTGCTGGGGGCGATCGTGCTGGTCCTCGGGGGACTGGCAGCGCTCGGTTCGGCCGTGCACAAAGACAAGCGCGTCGACGCGGCGAGCACCCCGCCGCCGACGTATTCCTCGATCTCCAGGGAAATGCCGTCCACTCGGTACCCCACCGAAAGAAGCACTTCGACCACGACCGCCTCGACAACCAGGGAAACCCGCGAAACCACCAGCGGCTCGGAACCGGCGTCCGAGGCCCCGCCGGCGCCTCGCGGTCCGCGACCGGTGAAGGAGACCGCGCGGAACCCGCTGTTCGCCAGCGCCGACGCCGGATTGCGGAACGTGGCGTGCACGCTCAGCCGCTGGAGTTCGGACCGGGCCGGCGCGGAACGGTTCTTCCAGTCCGGCATCCGCTGCCTGGACACGGTGTGGGCGCCGGTGCTCGGTGACGCCGGCCTTCCGTTCGAGAGCCCGAACCTGGTGGTCGCGCAGTCCGGCCAGATGCAAAGCCCGTGCACTTCGTCCGGTGACAATTTCGCCGCCTACTACTGCCCGACGAACGAGACCATCTACATGCCGATGGACAAGCTCCAGATCGAGGACTACGGCGCGCATCCCGGCATCTACCTCGCGGTGCTGGCCCACGAATACGGGCACCACGTGCAGAACCTGTCCGGCGTCGAGGACGCGATGAGCGAACAGCGGTACGACGCGGGCGCCGACTCCGCCGCCGGGCTGGAGCTGTCCCGCCGTCTGGAACTGCAGGCGCAGTGCTTCTCCGGCATGTTCCTCGGTGCGTCGTCGAACGCGGGCGGGTCGATCGACCGCAACATCTACAACGAGGCCTGGAACTCCGAGGACCGCGGAGACCACGGCGACGGTCCTCGCGACCACGGCACCGACGAGCACTCCGCCGCCTGGTGGCGCCAGGGCGCGACGAAGAACCGCACCCAGCAGTGCAACACCTGGGCGGCGAACTCCTCCGACGTGGCCTGA
- a CDS encoding MFS transporter, with amino-acid sequence MTEAADGRGPSGGATVTDDATMRRAVGAAAVGNITEWFDFGVYGYLSTTIEAQFFPPGNPALAQLATFATFAVAFLVRPLGGLFFGPLGDKIGRTKVLAVTVILMATGTFLIGLIPSYSSIGLAAPILLVCARVLQGFSTGGEYAGAMTFIAEYSPDRRRGYFGSFLEFGTFIGYALGATVSSVLPLVSTPAFMDTWGWRIPFMVALPLGIVGVYLRTKLEETPAFQQLLDESGKREDAQSQHVVRTIFTKYWPTMLLAGGLVVTWNVTNYMLTSYMPTYLKDDRTMSANGGQAISATAAEWLQIGVLWLGVLLIPLLGRLSDKVGRKPILWVGAGGLIVLGLPMVLLLKSGSLISVLLGLVLMGLLLICFSSTCPSTLPALFPTEIRYGGLSISFNIFVSAFAGTVSLVMSALVLATGDLKWPGYYLMIAGVVGVLTLLKLKETAKKPLLGSAPALSASEDAAARASQ; translated from the coding sequence GTGACAGAGGCAGCAGACGGGAGGGGGCCGTCGGGCGGCGCCACCGTCACGGACGACGCGACAATGCGCCGGGCGGTCGGCGCGGCCGCGGTCGGCAACATCACCGAGTGGTTCGATTTCGGGGTCTACGGCTACCTCTCCACCACCATCGAGGCGCAGTTCTTCCCGCCCGGCAATCCCGCGCTGGCCCAGCTCGCGACGTTCGCGACCTTCGCGGTGGCGTTCCTGGTGCGCCCGCTCGGCGGCCTGTTCTTCGGTCCGCTCGGCGACAAGATCGGCCGGACCAAGGTGCTCGCGGTGACGGTCATCCTGATGGCGACCGGCACGTTCCTCATCGGACTGATCCCGTCGTACTCCTCGATCGGCCTGGCCGCGCCGATCCTGCTGGTCTGCGCGCGGGTCCTGCAGGGCTTCTCCACCGGCGGCGAGTACGCCGGCGCGATGACGTTCATCGCCGAGTACAGCCCGGACCGCCGCCGCGGCTACTTCGGCAGCTTCCTGGAGTTCGGCACCTTCATCGGGTACGCGCTGGGCGCGACCGTCTCGTCGGTGCTCCCGCTGGTTTCCACGCCGGCCTTCATGGACACCTGGGGCTGGCGGATCCCGTTCATGGTCGCGCTTCCGCTCGGCATCGTCGGGGTCTACCTCCGGACGAAGCTCGAGGAGACCCCGGCCTTCCAGCAGCTGCTCGACGAATCCGGCAAGCGCGAGGACGCCCAGTCCCAGCACGTCGTGCGCACGATCTTCACGAAGTACTGGCCGACGATGCTGCTGGCCGGCGGCCTCGTGGTGACCTGGAACGTCACCAACTACATGCTGACCAGCTACATGCCGACCTACCTCAAGGACGACCGCACGATGTCCGCGAACGGCGGGCAGGCGATCTCGGCGACCGCGGCGGAGTGGCTGCAGATCGGCGTGCTGTGGCTGGGCGTGCTGCTGATCCCGCTGCTGGGCAGGCTCAGCGACAAGGTCGGCCGCAAGCCGATCCTGTGGGTCGGCGCGGGCGGGCTGATCGTGCTCGGCCTTCCGATGGTGCTGCTGCTCAAGAGCGGCTCGCTGATCTCGGTGCTGCTCGGCCTGGTCCTCATGGGACTGCTGCTGATCTGCTTCTCGTCGACCTGCCCGTCGACGCTGCCCGCGCTGTTCCCGACCGAGATCCGCTACGGCGGGCTGTCGATCTCGTTCAACATCTTCGTGTCCGCGTTCGCCGGGACGGTGTCGCTGGTGATGAGCGCACTGGTGCTGGCGACCGGGGATCTCAAGTGGCCCGGCTACTACCTGATGATAGCGGGCGTGGTCGGCGTGCTCACGCTGCTGAAGCTGAAGGAAACCGCGAAGAAGCCGCTGCTGGGGTCTGCTCCGGCGCTGTCCGCTTCGGAGGACGCTGCGGCCAGGGCCAGCCAGTAA
- a CDS encoding carboxyl transferase domain-containing protein, with the protein MRTTARELLAGLSTGFTDLSLPDAPADDPLGWPGYPEARAAAAARTGETESVVVGEARIGDVPTVLIAWEFGFLGGSIGQQTGDRVEAAFAHAKERGLPVVSLVATGGSRMQHGMRALSQLQRIARAAAEARAAGVPQISVLRDPSTGGGWATLGAGSDVVLGLPDAQVGFAGSRVRPATSPAEAYTVEAKLEWGQVDRLVETAELGDVLARWLQLLASPSTEPAPPPNARRGATLPETGWDAVRAARASSRARAPEYLDAYFDWRENVQGDRAGHVDEGVQCGFGWRDGRAIAYAAQCGTATRPAGFRTAARLVQLASRLGIPVLTLVDTPGAANDAEAEEGGIGPAIAELFEAIATAAAPVTTLVIGEGGSGGALAFAAPGATWIAPDAYFSVTSPEAAAAILKRPMTDVPAVADQLRLRPQDLVDLGLAVGIVKP; encoded by the coding sequence ATGAGGACCACCGCGCGCGAGCTGCTGGCCGGCCTCTCCACCGGCTTCACCGACCTGTCCCTTCCGGACGCTCCCGCGGACGATCCGCTCGGCTGGCCGGGGTATCCGGAGGCCCGGGCGGCCGCCGCCGCGCGCACCGGCGAGACCGAATCGGTCGTCGTCGGGGAAGCCCGGATCGGCGACGTGCCGACGGTGCTGATCGCCTGGGAGTTCGGTTTCCTCGGCGGTTCGATCGGACAGCAGACCGGCGACCGCGTCGAGGCCGCTTTCGCCCACGCGAAAGAACGTGGCCTGCCAGTGGTTTCGCTGGTCGCGACTGGCGGCAGCCGGATGCAGCACGGCATGCGCGCGCTCTCCCAGCTCCAACGCATCGCGCGCGCCGCCGCGGAAGCGCGCGCGGCAGGGGTCCCGCAGATTTCCGTGCTGCGCGACCCGTCGACCGGCGGCGGCTGGGCGACGCTCGGTGCCGGTTCCGATGTCGTGTTGGGGCTCCCAGACGCGCAGGTGGGCTTCGCAGGCTCCCGCGTACGGCCTGCGACGTCTCCCGCAGAGGCGTACACCGTTGAAGCGAAGCTGGAGTGGGGTCAGGTCGACCGTCTCGTTGAAACAGCCGAGCTAGGCGACGTACTCGCGCGATGGCTACAGCTGTTGGCTTCGCCGTCGACAGAGCCCGCGCCCCCGCCCAACGCCCGTCGCGGTGCCACGCTGCCCGAAACCGGCTGGGACGCCGTACGTGCAGCGCGCGCTTCTTCGCGAGCGCGCGCACCCGAGTACCTCGACGCGTACTTCGACTGGCGAGAGAACGTACAAGGCGACCGTGCCGGTCACGTGGACGAAGGCGTCCAATGTGGCTTCGGCTGGCGAGACGGCCGCGCGATCGCGTACGCAGCACAGTGCGGCACCGCGACCCGGCCGGCAGGTTTCCGCACTGCAGCACGACTCGTGCAGCTGGCGTCCCGGCTAGGGATTCCAGTGCTGACCTTGGTGGACACTCCCGGCGCGGCAAACGACGCGGAAGCGGAAGAAGGCGGGATCGGACCCGCTATCGCGGAACTGTTCGAAGCGATCGCCACCGCCGCGGCGCCGGTCACCACGCTGGTGATCGGCGAAGGCGGTTCCGGCGGCGCGCTGGCTTTCGCCGCTCCGGGCGCGACCTGGATCGCCCCGGACGCCTACTTCTCGGTCACTTCCCCGGAAGCGGCGGCGGCGATCCTCAAACGCCCGATGACCGACGTGCCCGCCGTGGCCGACCAGCTGCGGTTGCGTCCGCAGGACCTGGTCGACCTCGGCCTGGCCGTCGGGATCGTCAAGCCTTAG
- a CDS encoding acyl-CoA synthetase, translated as MPDPLFPAVAAGSGKEALRFGDRKLTYAELGAVAGALAADLPADRRVAVWATPTLHTSVAVVAALLAGVPVVPLNPKIGERELGHILADSEPALVLAEPGVALPAALDLPRRDIPLAGDGTPPASEPDSEAPAFIVYTSGTTGPPKGVVLPRRAIATTLDALEDAWQWTADDVLVHGLPLFHVHGLILGILGPLRRGGTVRHLGRFSLEGVTEELANGATMLFGVPTMYHRIAEAVATDEALAGALKSARLLVSGSAALPVHDHQRITAATGQQVVERYGMTETLMNTSVRADGERKPGSVGVPLAGVDLRLVDETGAEISDPDAVGEIQVRGPNLFTEYLNRPDATAAALDGGWFRTGDMATRDPDGYVRIVGRKATDLIKSGGYKIGAGEIENALLEHPNVAEVAVTGEPDDDLGERIVAWVVPDGARPTVEELADHVSKLLAPHKRPRVVRYLDALPRNDMGKVMKRALG; from the coding sequence GTGCCCGATCCGCTGTTTCCCGCAGTCGCCGCCGGATCCGGCAAGGAAGCGCTGCGCTTCGGCGACCGAAAACTCACCTACGCCGAACTCGGCGCGGTCGCCGGCGCACTGGCCGCTGACCTGCCCGCGGACCGCCGGGTCGCGGTGTGGGCGACGCCGACGCTGCACACCAGCGTCGCGGTGGTCGCCGCGTTGCTCGCTGGGGTTCCGGTGGTGCCGCTCAACCCCAAGATCGGCGAACGCGAACTCGGCCACATCCTCGCCGACAGCGAACCCGCGCTGGTGCTCGCCGAACCCGGCGTCGCACTGCCTGCCGCGCTCGACCTGCCGCGGCGCGACATTCCGCTGGCGGGCGACGGGACGCCGCCGGCAAGCGAGCCGGACTCCGAAGCACCGGCGTTCATCGTCTACACGTCCGGCACGACCGGCCCGCCCAAGGGCGTGGTGCTCCCCCGCCGCGCGATCGCGACCACGCTCGACGCGCTGGAGGACGCCTGGCAGTGGACCGCCGACGACGTGCTCGTCCACGGCCTGCCGCTCTTCCACGTCCACGGCCTGATCCTCGGCATCCTCGGTCCGCTGCGCCGCGGCGGGACGGTCCGCCACCTCGGCCGGTTCTCGCTCGAAGGCGTCACCGAGGAACTCGCGAACGGCGCGACGATGCTGTTCGGCGTCCCGACGATGTACCACCGGATCGCCGAGGCGGTCGCGACCGACGAAGCCCTCGCCGGCGCGCTCAAGTCCGCGCGGCTGCTGGTCTCCGGCTCGGCCGCGCTGCCGGTGCACGACCACCAGCGGATCACCGCCGCGACCGGACAGCAGGTCGTCGAGCGCTACGGCATGACCGAAACCCTGATGAACACCAGCGTCCGCGCCGATGGCGAGCGCAAGCCGGGTTCGGTCGGCGTCCCGCTCGCCGGGGTCGACCTCCGGCTGGTCGACGAGACCGGGGCCGAAATCAGCGATCCCGACGCGGTCGGCGAGATCCAGGTCCGCGGGCCGAATCTGTTCACCGAATACCTCAACCGCCCGGACGCGACCGCCGCCGCGCTCGACGGCGGCTGGTTCCGCACCGGCGACATGGCCACCCGCGACCCCGACGGCTACGTCCGGATCGTCGGCCGCAAGGCCACCGACCTGATCAAGAGCGGCGGCTACAAAATCGGCGCGGGCGAGATCGAGAACGCGCTGCTGGAACACCCGAACGTCGCCGAGGTCGCGGTGACCGGCGAACCCGACGACGACCTCGGCGAGCGGATCGTCGCCTGGGTCGTGCCGGACGGCGCGCGCCCGACGGTCGAGGAACTCGCCGACCACGTGTCGAAGCTGCTCGCCCCGCACAAGCGGCCGCGCGTCGTGCGCTACCTGGATGCCTTGCCGCGCAACGACATGGGCAAAGTCATGAAGCGAGCGCTGGGATGA
- a CDS encoding ESX secretion-associated protein EspG — protein sequence MLVLTREVVLPADCLPLAAELAGVSLPTALAPDPLWRDPEEARAYREAAVSAMADQGVWGRGGLDETFARTMTVLCRGASELSATVESGRDRRYRLVVAALGKDAVLACHMPSTSTVVLRPARPDALAEDLIRELPRVQPAQGQAVSVPESALNLALDGGPARQDVRHLLDVAALPRVGGGQITAGVRDGLGGRRISGRDICTYYDTEHGRYLFSFSETDGGERYVNVAPARYETMVERVRALLDNLA from the coding sequence ATGCTCGTGCTCACCCGCGAGGTGGTGCTCCCTGCCGACTGCTTGCCGCTCGCGGCGGAGCTGGCGGGGGTTTCGCTCCCGACGGCGCTCGCGCCCGACCCGTTGTGGCGTGATCCCGAGGAGGCACGCGCGTACCGCGAAGCTGCGGTGAGCGCGATGGCCGACCAAGGCGTCTGGGGCCGCGGCGGGTTGGACGAGACGTTCGCCCGGACCATGACCGTCTTGTGCCGCGGGGCCAGCGAACTGTCGGCGACCGTCGAGAGCGGGCGGGATCGGCGGTATCGGCTGGTCGTCGCGGCCTTGGGCAAGGACGCGGTGCTCGCCTGTCACATGCCCTCGACCAGCACGGTCGTGTTGCGGCCCGCTCGGCCGGACGCGCTGGCGGAGGACTTGATCCGCGAGTTGCCGCGCGTCCAGCCGGCACAGGGGCAGGCCGTGTCGGTGCCGGAGTCGGCGTTGAATCTGGCGCTCGACGGCGGCCCGGCCCGGCAGGACGTCCGGCATCTGCTCGATGTCGCCGCGTTGCCGCGCGTCGGCGGCGGCCAGATCACCGCGGGGGTGCGCGACGGGCTGGGCGGGCGGCGGATCAGCGGGCGCGACATCTGCACGTATTACGACACCGAGCACGGCCGCTACCTGTTCTCGTTCTCCGAAACCGACGGCGGCGAGCGGTACGTGAACGTCGCCCCGGCCCGTTACGAAACGATGGTCGAGCGGGTGCGCGCGCTGCTCGATAATCTCGCCTGA
- a CDS encoding DUF3558 domain-containing protein, translated as MANRIVLDVIRPPSTSASVRPVVRTATGSLLLLAVTACSSTPGTPVPATPESTSATSTARSVPKVNNPLDATKYEQNPCALLSQAQATEVINAVRHRQGQGLVAPLCTWYDDRDNSVGLGLLPGQGGLAGAYTNSESESGYFEVAPDVNGYPAVFAGTTDDRKRGGCQIAVGIKDDETFTASVMLDKSFPGYADPCALAAKTAAAAVTTIKAGA; from the coding sequence ATGGCAAACCGCATTGTGCTGGACGTCATCAGGCCGCCCAGCACATCAGCGTCCGTGAGGCCGGTCGTGCGCACTGCCACCGGCAGCCTGCTGCTCCTCGCTGTTACGGCCTGCTCCTCGACTCCAGGGACGCCGGTTCCTGCGACGCCCGAGTCGACATCGGCGACGAGCACCGCGCGCAGCGTGCCCAAGGTGAACAACCCTCTCGACGCCACTAAATACGAGCAGAACCCCTGCGCCCTGCTCAGCCAAGCCCAGGCAACCGAAGTCATCAACGCCGTCCGCCACCGGCAAGGGCAGGGCCTCGTCGCACCTCTGTGCACCTGGTACGACGACAGGGACAACAGCGTCGGTCTCGGGTTGCTCCCCGGGCAGGGCGGTCTGGCCGGCGCCTACACCAACAGCGAAAGCGAATCCGGGTACTTCGAGGTCGCCCCAGACGTCAACGGCTACCCCGCCGTCTTCGCGGGCACCACCGACGACCGCAAGCGCGGCGGCTGCCAAATCGCGGTCGGGATCAAAGACGACGAAACCTTCACCGCCTCCGTGATGCTCGACAAATCGTTCCCCGGCTACGCCGATCCGTGCGCGCTGGCAGCAAAAACCGCCGCCGCTGCTGTCACCACTATCAAGGCAGGTGCTTGA
- a CDS encoding DUF3558 domain-containing protein: protein MKPFALAAAGGLVLLAVTACSSTPGTPVPATTVSSSAPTSTTHNVPKVSNPLDAAKYEQNPCALLTQTQATEVINSVRNRQGKGLVAPICTWYDADNNSVGLGLLPGQGGLAGAYTNSGSESGYFEAAPDVNGYPAVFAGTTDDRKRGGCQIAVGIKDDEVFTASVRLRTTSPLYNDPCSLAVKTATAALTTIKAGA, encoded by the coding sequence GTGAAGCCCTTCGCTCTGGCCGCGGCCGGCGGCCTCGTTCTGCTCGCCGTCACTGCCTGCTCCTCGACCCCAGGCACCCCGGTTCCAGCGACAACTGTGTCGTCGTCAGCACCGACCAGCACCACGCACAACGTGCCCAAGGTGAGCAACCCGCTCGACGCCGCCAAGTACGAGCAGAACCCCTGCGCCCTGCTCACTCAAACTCAGGCGACCGAGGTCATCAACTCGGTCCGCAATCGCCAGGGCAAGGGTCTCGTCGCACCCATCTGCACCTGGTATGACGCCGACAACAACAGTGTCGGCCTCGGGCTGCTTCCCGGTCAGGGCGGCCTCGCTGGCGCCTACACCAACAGCGGCAGCGAATCCGGCTACTTCGAGGCCGCACCGGATGTCAATGGCTACCCCGCTGTCTTCGCTGGCACGACCGACGACCGGAAACGCGGCGGCTGCCAAATCGCCGTCGGAATCAAAGACGACGAGGTCTTCACCGCCTCCGTGCGGCTCCGGACGACTTCCCCCTTGTATAACGACCCGTGCTCGCTCGCGGTGAAAACAGCTACGGCCGCTCTCACCACGATCAAGGCGGGTGCCTGA
- a CDS encoding type VII secretion target produces the protein MGNGQPSSNSEPTDGRAGYVDPEEQAKRDRQDKQFGEAMNSNGVRVYQQRAAEDAKVNAAAAGGGFNMDIDAMKRLQPKWQEIADKLNDMVRVGDQLKVVPPPADDPASTMQKKAADGHADAYVTSLQQQQAYAQGYADKLRDAIAKYESQDHANTNSLRKQG, from the coding sequence GTGGGCAATGGGCAGCCGTCCAGCAACAGCGAGCCGACGGACGGGCGCGCTGGGTACGTCGACCCGGAAGAGCAGGCCAAACGCGACCGCCAGGACAAGCAGTTCGGCGAAGCGATGAACTCCAACGGCGTGCGCGTCTACCAGCAGCGCGCGGCCGAAGACGCCAAGGTCAACGCTGCGGCGGCCGGTGGCGGGTTCAACATGGACATCGACGCGATGAAGAGGCTGCAGCCTAAGTGGCAGGAAATCGCGGACAAGCTCAACGACATGGTGCGGGTCGGCGACCAGCTGAAGGTCGTTCCCCCACCCGCCGACGATCCGGCCAGCACGATGCAGAAGAAGGCCGCTGACGGCCACGCCGACGCTTATGTGACCAGCCTTCAGCAGCAACAGGCTTACGCACAGGGATACGCGGACAAGTTGAGAGACGCCATCGCCAAATACGAGAGCCAGGACCACGCCAACACCAACAGCCTGCGCAAGCAAGGATGA